TCCTGCCGTCCTCCACCACCACGATGCGGTCGGCATCGCGGATCGTCGAAAGGCGGTGCGCGATAATGAAACTCGTTCGGTCCCGGCGAAGCTCGCACATTGCGTGCGCAATGAGCACCTCGGTGCGGGTGTCGACGGAGCTGGTCGCCTCGTCCAGGATCAGCAGCTGCGGGCGCGCGAGAAAAGCGCGGGCGATCGTGATGAGTTGCTTCTCGCCCGCGCTGATGTTGCCGCCGTCGTCGCTGACCCGAGTCTGATAGCCGGCGGGCAGCGTGTGCACAAACCGGTCGACATAGGCGGCCCTGGCGGCTTGCACGATCTCGTCCTCGGTGGCCTCGGGCCGTCCGTAGGCGATGTTCTGCGCGATCGTCCCGTCGAATAGCCAGGTGTCCTGCAGCACCATGGCGATACGCGACCGGAGCGTTTGCCTGCTCACCGAGGCGATGTCAACCCCGTCGATCAGGATTCGGCCGGAATCCACCTCGTAAAACCGCATCAGCAGGTTCACCAGCGTGGTCTTGCCCGCTCCGGTTGGTCCGACGATCGCCACGGTGCTGCCCGGTTCGGCGAGCATCGACAGATCGCGGATCACCGGGGTGCCGGGGTGATAGGCAAAGTTCACGTGCCGGAACTCGACGCGGCCGCGCAAGTTGGATGGCGCGCCTCCTTCCCCCGCAAGTGGGTGGTACCCCCACCCCCGCAAGCGGGGGGACCCCCACGGGCCATCCGTGACCGCATCGTCGCCGCGCCGGAGCGGGTCCTGGCCGTTGGGCGATCGCAATATTCGCTCGACGGCCGGCTCGGGGTCGGGCACCTCCTCGGGCTCGTCGAGCAGGTCGAACACCCGCTCGGCGCTGGCCACCCCGGACTGCAGGGTGTTGTAGATCGCGGTGGTCTGACTCAGCGGCGTGTTGAACTGCCGGACGTATTGGATGAATGCCTGGATGCTGCCGAGCGTGATTTGTCCGGTGGCCACCTGCAGGCCCCCGACCACGGCGACCGCGACGTAGCCGAGGTTGCCGATGAACGTCGTCGCGGGGCCAACTAGGCCGGAGAAGAACTGCGCGCCGAAACTGGCCCGGTAGACGTCATCGTTGAGCCTGCGGAACTGCTCTCGCGCGGCGGCCTGGTGGCCGAACGTCTTGACCACCGTGAACCCGCTGTAGGTCTCCTCGATGTGGGCGTTGAGGTGTCCGGTGCTGGTCCAGTGCGCCGTGAACAGCCGCCGCGAACGCCGCGCGATCGCGCGCGTCGCCAGCAGGGAGAGCGGCACCGTCAACAGCGTGATCAACGCCAGCAGCGGTGAGATCGACACCATCATCGCCAGCACGGTGACCACGGTCAGAATCGCGGTCACCAGCTGGCTGACCGTCAGCGACAGCGACGATTGGAGGTTGTCGATGTCGTTGGTGACCCGGCTCAGCAGCTCACCGCGCTGGCGTCCGTCGAAGTAGGACAGCGGCAGCCGGTGCAGCTTGTCCTCGACATCGGCACGCAGGGCGACCATGGTTTTCTGCACGGTCACGTTGAGCAGTCGCGCCTGCGCCCAAATCAGCAGCGCGGCAACGAGATACAGCCCGAGCGCCAGCGCCAGCGTACTGCCCACCGCGTCGAAGTCCACGCCGTGGCCCGGCACCACGTTCATCCCGGCCAGCAGGTCGGCGAAGGCGATGTTCCCATGGGCCCGGGCTGCGGCGACGGCCTGTGCCT
This is a stretch of genomic DNA from Mycobacterium lacus. It encodes these proteins:
- a CDS encoding ABC transporter ATP-binding protein encodes the protein MTAAISARPRGTALPPTAMRSRDFWGSASRLVKRLAPQRGLSIAVMTLGICGTVIGVVVPRILGHATDLLFNGVIGRELPSGITKAQAVAAARAHGNIAFADLLAGMNVVPGHGVDFDAVGSTLALALGLYLVAALLIWAQARLLNVTVQKTMVALRADVEDKLHRLPLSYFDGRQRGELLSRVTNDIDNLQSSLSLTVSQLVTAILTVVTVLAMMVSISPLLALITLLTVPLSLLATRAIARRSRRLFTAHWTSTGHLNAHIEETYSGFTVVKTFGHQAAAREQFRRLNDDVYRASFGAQFFSGLVGPATTFIGNLGYVAVAVVGGLQVATGQITLGSIQAFIQYVRQFNTPLSQTTAIYNTLQSGVASAERVFDLLDEPEEVPDPEPAVERILRSPNGQDPLRRGDDAVTDGPWGSPRLRGWGYHPLAGEGGAPSNLRGRVEFRHVNFAYHPGTPVIRDLSMLAEPGSTVAIVGPTGAGKTTLVNLLMRFYEVDSGRILIDGVDIASVSRQTLRSRIAMVLQDTWLFDGTIAQNIAYGRPEATEDEIVQAARAAYVDRFVHTLPAGYQTRVSDDGGNISAGEKQLITIARAFLARPQLLILDEATSSVDTRTEVLIAHAMCELRRDRTSFIIAHRLSTIRDADRIVVVEDGRILEQGNHTELLARRGAYYEMAQAAT